One Gemmatimonadota bacterium DNA window includes the following coding sequences:
- a CDS encoding YifB family Mg chelatase-like AAA ATPase has translation MLAAVQSAAVLGIEAYAVTVEVDVAAGLPAWTIVGLASSAVKEARERVTAALTNSGFALPSRRVTVNLSPADVKKEGTAFDLPIALALLCATGQLAADCVVGLMVAGELGLDGSIRPIRGALPLARAAAQQRARALIVPPANAAEAALASQVPLGAAPTLAALVTALRNGQLPTPPPLGAALAATEPMLDFSDVVGQGVAKRALEIAAAGSHNVLLLGPPGAGKTMLARRLPGILPSLTEEELLEVVAVHSVGGVLPAGTLPARTPPFRAPHHTISLAGLIGGGSGPRPGEVSLAHRGVLFLDELLELPRYVLDAMRQPLEDGRVVIARAAHAVAFPARFQLIGAANPCPCGRAGDPAQLCRCSASDIERYRTRLSGPLADRIDLHVHVGAVEVSALGAPSREESSVEVRTRVAAARERQRVRYQDVAGVRTNADAPGRWLLAHGSYTPEARATLEQAARTLGISARGYHRTLRVARTIADLDGAERVEASAIAEALRFRAQRAAA, from the coding sequence ATGCTTGCCGCCGTGCAGTCCGCCGCCGTGCTTGGAATTGAAGCCTACGCTGTCACCGTAGAGGTAGACGTCGCGGCGGGGCTGCCTGCGTGGACGATTGTGGGGCTCGCATCGAGCGCCGTCAAAGAAGCGCGCGAACGCGTGACGGCCGCACTGACGAACTCCGGTTTCGCGCTTCCGTCGCGTCGCGTCACGGTCAACCTGAGTCCGGCGGATGTAAAGAAGGAAGGCACCGCCTTCGACCTCCCGATCGCGCTCGCGCTGCTGTGCGCCACCGGCCAACTCGCCGCGGACTGCGTGGTTGGCCTTATGGTAGCGGGCGAGCTTGGACTCGACGGTTCAATACGTCCCATTCGTGGTGCACTGCCGCTCGCGCGTGCCGCCGCGCAACAACGTGCTCGTGCGCTTATCGTCCCGCCGGCCAACGCCGCGGAGGCGGCGCTCGCGTCGCAGGTTCCGCTTGGTGCCGCGCCCACACTCGCGGCGCTCGTGACAGCACTCCGCAACGGACAGTTGCCCACGCCACCTCCGCTTGGCGCCGCGCTGGCAGCAACCGAACCGATGCTCGACTTCTCTGATGTTGTAGGACAGGGAGTGGCCAAGCGCGCACTCGAAATTGCTGCGGCGGGCTCGCATAACGTGCTCCTCCTCGGCCCACCTGGCGCCGGCAAAACGATGCTCGCGCGCCGCCTCCCCGGCATTTTGCCATCGCTCACCGAAGAGGAACTCCTCGAAGTCGTCGCGGTGCACTCAGTTGGCGGCGTGCTCCCTGCGGGCACGCTTCCGGCGCGCACACCGCCGTTTCGGGCACCGCATCACACTATCTCGCTCGCCGGATTAATTGGCGGTGGCTCAGGTCCTCGCCCAGGCGAAGTGAGTCTCGCGCATCGAGGCGTGCTGTTTTTGGACGAACTGCTCGAACTGCCACGCTACGTGCTCGATGCCATGCGGCAACCGCTCGAGGACGGCCGCGTGGTGATTGCGCGCGCCGCCCACGCCGTCGCCTTTCCGGCGCGGTTTCAATTGATCGGCGCGGCCAACCCGTGCCCGTGCGGCCGCGCTGGTGACCCAGCGCAACTCTGTCGTTGCTCTGCGTCCGACATCGAGCGCTACCGTACGCGGCTCTCGGGCCCGCTCGCCGACCGCATCGACCTCCACGTGCACGTGGGCGCCGTGGAAGTGAGCGCGCTCGGCGCGCCGTCGCGGGAAGAGTCCTCAGTGGAGGTGCGCACGCGCGTCGCCGCCGCGCGCGAACGGCAGCGGGTGCGCTATCAGGACGTGGCCGGCGTGCGGACGAATGCCGATGCGCCGGGGCGCTGGCTCCTCGCTCACGGGAGCTACACACCGGAAGCCCGCGCCACACTCGAACAGGCCGCTCGCACGCTGGGCATCAGTGCGCGCGGCTATCACCGTACGTTGCGCGTAGCTCGCACCATTGCCGATCTCGACGGAGCGGAGCGGGTGGAGGCGTCGGCTATTGCGGAGGCGTTGCGGTTTCGCGCGCAGCGGGCGGCGGCGTAG
- a CDS encoding SCO family protein — MLVLTGTISAALAALLLASLVACRGTAEPLPFYRTATLTPEWLTTREAASPTMHRVAAFRMTDQHRSAVTERALQGKATIVQFFFAACGDVCPVTTTNVARVLAATGADARVQVLSYSVTPERDSVPALQMFANMHGITDARWHLLTGNSAELARLARDSYFVRLGDGATYGVTSIAHTESVVLVDAAGRIRGVYAGSLGLEMQRLREDLETLLRS; from the coding sequence ATGCTAGTCCTCACGGGCACGATCTCCGCGGCGCTCGCTGCGCTTCTCCTCGCATCCCTCGTGGCGTGCCGCGGGACAGCCGAACCGCTCCCCTTCTATCGCACCGCCACGCTGACCCCCGAGTGGCTCACCACGCGTGAGGCCGCCTCGCCGACCATGCACCGCGTGGCCGCCTTTCGCATGACCGACCAGCACCGCTCTGCCGTGACGGAGCGCGCGCTGCAAGGGAAAGCGACGATCGTGCAGTTCTTCTTCGCCGCGTGCGGCGACGTCTGCCCGGTGACCACCACCAATGTCGCGCGCGTCCTCGCGGCGACCGGTGCTGACGCGCGTGTGCAGGTGCTCTCGTACTCCGTGACGCCGGAACGGGACTCGGTGCCAGCGCTGCAAATGTTCGCCAACATGCACGGTATCACCGACGCGCGGTGGCACCTGCTCACTGGCAACAGCGCCGAGTTGGCCCGACTCGCGCGCGATTCGTACTTCGTGCGACTCGGCGACGGTGCGACGTATGGCGTCACGAGCATTGCGCACACGGAGAGTGTGGTGCTCGTGGACGCGGCGGGACGCATCAGAGGCGTGTACGCGGGGAGTCTCGGGCTAGAGATGCAGCGGTTGCGCGAAGATCTAGAGACGTTGTTGCGGAGTTGA
- a CDS encoding DUF6067 family protein, producing the protein MTPPRPILRAAAILALASRCLAAQAPAFTIADSAWDSETLGNHRAVVQVAAGGRFVHVTVPWRRPDRHPELKGVIIVSASGGSAIRNVRRGAITQSAGEFDFEATAGAGRYYIYYMPYKSGGRSNYPNVVYLPVTETADSSWLGALAHAPGTVQGTVERFEDIDALNAFAPMEVIATPDEVAQLDAAHAADAFLLFPEDRLHSIRMRDQLPQRWIARGPTRAFSDQARRGEYLAFQLGVYARRAVANVRVTFSDLRSGKAVLPASQLNSLNNGGTNWDGGSFTQRVDVSAGAVQSMWCGVDVPTKTAPGTYTGQATVTADGVAPVTVALSIVVRADSVLAGGANEPEKMTRLKWLNSSLGQRNDVIKPYTPIVVSGNTLRFLGRSITLAATGLPAKIETFFTPEMTGFSKTATAVLAAPMRLDVQSTGATTAASATTHGALRFVRREAGTVTWTATTDAGAYDVDVRGSLEFDGTLTYEMRLRAKRAVAFDDIALTMPYTPVAATYAMGLGLKGQKRPSSFAWQWDVAKKNQDGAWLGGVNAGLFFSLRAENYVRPLNTNFYLQKPLLLPPSWGNDGKGGITWREENGAVIVRAASGARTLAAGDSLRFDVHFLVTPFHPIDTDDQWSHKYYHKFAPLDTIAAAGANVVNVHHATPINPYINYPFIAHDTMTRYIASAHARGLNVKIYNTVRELSNRAYETFAMRSLGHEIYSPGKGGGYSWLQEHLGDDYIAAWFVPELKDAAVVNSGMSRWHNYYVEGINWLVKNVGIDGLYLDDVAFDRTTMKRIKRMLVQNGRPGIVDLHSANQYNVNDGFQNSAMLYMEHFPYLSRLWFGEYFDYEKSSSDFFLTEVSGIPFGLMGEMLQDGGNPWRGMVYGMTNRMPWSANADPRPLWKLWDSFGMKGSTMFGYWAPTVQVKTGRDDVKATVYRRNGRSLVAVASWAPETVNVTLDVDWKALGLNGAQAKINAPEVKGLQTARTIAVGESISIAPGKGILLIVR; encoded by the coding sequence ATGACTCCACCTCGCCCAATCCTGCGTGCCGCGGCCATATTGGCTCTGGCCTCCCGTTGCCTCGCTGCCCAAGCGCCGGCCTTCACAATTGCCGACAGCGCCTGGGACTCCGAAACACTCGGCAATCATCGCGCGGTGGTGCAGGTGGCCGCAGGCGGGCGCTTTGTGCACGTGACGGTGCCCTGGCGCCGCCCAGATCGGCACCCAGAGCTCAAAGGTGTGATCATCGTCTCAGCGAGTGGGGGATCCGCCATTCGGAACGTGCGGCGAGGCGCCATCACGCAGTCCGCCGGCGAGTTCGATTTTGAGGCCACGGCCGGAGCGGGGCGCTACTACATCTACTACATGCCCTATAAATCGGGGGGGCGATCCAACTATCCGAATGTTGTGTACCTCCCCGTCACCGAAACGGCGGACAGCAGCTGGCTCGGTGCGTTGGCGCATGCGCCGGGAACGGTGCAGGGCACGGTGGAGCGATTTGAGGACATTGACGCCCTGAACGCCTTTGCACCGATGGAAGTGATTGCTACGCCAGACGAAGTCGCGCAACTCGATGCGGCGCATGCGGCCGATGCGTTCCTGCTCTTTCCGGAGGATCGCCTGCATTCCATTCGGATGCGCGATCAGTTGCCGCAGCGCTGGATCGCGCGCGGCCCAACCCGCGCGTTCTCCGATCAAGCACGGCGCGGCGAGTACCTCGCCTTTCAGCTCGGCGTGTATGCACGGCGCGCCGTCGCGAATGTGCGCGTGACCTTCAGCGATCTGCGCTCCGGCAAGGCCGTGCTGCCGGCTTCCCAGTTGAACTCGCTCAACAACGGCGGCACGAACTGGGACGGCGGCTCGTTCACGCAGCGTGTGGATGTGAGCGCTGGGGCCGTGCAGTCCATGTGGTGCGGTGTGGATGTGCCCACTAAGACGGCGCCCGGCACCTACACTGGTCAAGCGACGGTAACTGCTGACGGCGTTGCGCCGGTGACCGTCGCACTCTCGATCGTCGTGCGTGCCGATTCCGTGCTGGCCGGCGGCGCGAACGAACCGGAGAAAATGACGCGCCTCAAATGGCTCAACTCGTCGCTTGGGCAGCGCAACGATGTGATCAAGCCGTACACGCCGATCGTCGTCAGCGGGAACACGCTACGCTTTCTCGGTCGCTCGATCACCCTCGCCGCCACCGGTCTCCCCGCAAAGATTGAAACCTTCTTTACGCCGGAGATGACCGGGTTCTCGAAAACCGCGACCGCCGTGCTCGCCGCGCCGATGCGGCTCGACGTGCAGTCAACGGGCGCAACCACGGCGGCATCGGCCACCACCCACGGCGCCCTTCGCTTTGTGCGTCGCGAGGCAGGGACCGTCACGTGGACGGCCACCACCGACGCCGGCGCGTATGACGTGGACGTGCGCGGCTCTCTTGAGTTTGACGGCACCCTCACCTACGAAATGCGCCTTCGCGCCAAGCGCGCGGTGGCCTTTGATGACATCGCGCTCACGATGCCGTATACGCCCGTGGCCGCCACGTACGCGATGGGACTGGGGCTCAAGGGGCAAAAGCGCCCGTCGTCATTTGCCTGGCAGTGGGACGTGGCCAAAAAGAATCAGGACGGCGCCTGGCTCGGCGGAGTGAACGCCGGACTGTTCTTTTCGCTGCGCGCGGAGAACTACGTGCGGCCGCTCAACACAAACTTCTATTTGCAGAAACCGTTACTGTTGCCGCCCTCGTGGGGCAATGACGGAAAGGGCGGCATCACCTGGCGCGAGGAGAATGGCGCGGTGATCGTGCGCGCAGCCAGCGGCGCTCGAACGCTCGCCGCCGGCGATTCGCTGCGGTTTGATGTGCACTTCCTGGTCACCCCATTTCACCCCATCGACACCGACGATCAGTGGAGTCATAAGTACTACCACAAGTTTGCGCCGCTCGACACAATAGCTGCCGCTGGCGCCAATGTGGTGAACGTCCATCATGCGACGCCGATCAATCCGTACATCAACTATCCGTTCATTGCACACGATACCATGACGCGGTACATCGCGTCCGCGCACGCGCGCGGCCTGAACGTGAAGATCTACAACACCGTGCGCGAGCTTTCCAACCGCGCCTACGAAACCTTCGCGATGCGAAGCCTCGGCCACGAGATTTACTCCCCGGGCAAGGGCGGCGGTTACTCATGGTTGCAGGAGCACCTCGGCGACGATTACATCGCCGCCTGGTTCGTGCCGGAACTCAAGGACGCGGCCGTGGTGAACAGCGGGATGAGTCGCTGGCACAACTACTATGTGGAAGGAATCAACTGGCTGGTGAAGAACGTCGGCATCGACGGACTCTATCTCGACGATGTTGCCTTTGACCGCACCACCATGAAGCGGATCAAGCGCATGCTCGTACAGAACGGGCGCCCCGGCATTGTCGACCTGCACTCGGCCAATCAGTACAATGTCAATGACGGCTTCCAGAACAGTGCCATGCTCTACATGGAGCACTTTCCGTATTTGAGTCGGCTCTGGTTTGGCGAGTACTTTGACTACGAAAAAAGCTCGTCCGACTTCTTCCTCACCGAAGTGAGCGGCATTCCGTTCGGTTTGATGGGAGAGATGCTACAAGACGGCGGAAACCCGTGGCGCGGCATGGTGTATGGCATGACCAATCGTATGCCGTGGTCGGCCAATGCCGATCCGCGCCCGTTGTGGAAGCTCTGGGACAGCTTCGGTATGAAAGGCTCCACGATGTTTGGCTATTGGGCGCCAACGGTTCAGGTGAAGACCGGGCGTGACGACGTAAAAGCCACGGTCTACCGGCGCAATGGGCGCTCTCTCGTGGCCGTCGCGAGCTGGGCGCCAGAAACCGTGAACGTGACGCTCGACGTGGACTGGAAAGCGCTCGGGCTCAATGGCGCGCAAGCGAAGATCAACGCACCCGAAGTGAAGGGACTTCAAACGGCACGCACGATCGCCGTCGGCGAGTCCATTTCCATTGCGCCGGGCAAAGGCATTCTCCTCATCGTACGGTGA
- a CDS encoding YHYH protein produces the protein MTVRALIPIAALAWACSATSTPTSTGTTTPSGTNTTGTTTGTTSGTAPAWYAAFGNGTTVTVSGNFVVITSNGLPDHKSPYYGTTSPQYEKYNGTNSSFQLNPNSIRAQTLTFRIPITPAKLGTPSPTPLGPIGVAINGVPIFNQYAGPNQPLTGEINSFDQYNGHPQQTGQYHYHVEPTWLTRTSREALVGVLLDGYPVYGPMENGAFVSSSALDAAHGHTAVTREFPQGIYHYHTTGDAPYINGSGFAGTPGTVSQ, from the coding sequence TTGACCGTTCGCGCGCTCATCCCGATCGCCGCCCTCGCCTGGGCGTGCAGCGCCACCTCGACGCCGACATCCACCGGAACGACCACGCCCAGCGGCACGAACACTACCGGCACCACGACCGGCACGACGTCGGGGACCGCCCCCGCCTGGTACGCCGCGTTCGGCAACGGCACCACGGTGACGGTGTCCGGCAACTTCGTGGTGATCACCAGCAACGGTCTGCCGGACCACAAGAGTCCGTACTACGGCACCACGAGTCCCCAGTACGAGAAGTACAACGGCACCAACTCATCGTTTCAGCTGAACCCGAATTCGATCCGGGCGCAAACGCTGACGTTTCGCATTCCCATCACACCCGCCAAGCTTGGCACCCCGTCGCCGACCCCACTCGGACCGATCGGCGTGGCCATCAATGGCGTCCCGATCTTCAACCAGTACGCCGGGCCGAATCAGCCGCTCACGGGCGAGATCAATTCGTTCGACCAGTACAACGGGCATCCGCAGCAGACGGGGCAGTATCACTATCACGTGGAGCCCACCTGGCTCACGCGCACCTCGCGCGAAGCGCTCGTGGGCGTGCTGCTCGACGGTTATCCGGTGTACGGCCCAATGGAAAATGGCGCGTTCGTGAGTTCGAGCGCGCTCGACGCCGCGCACGGGCACACCGCCGTGACGCGCGAGTTTCCGCAGGGGATCTATCACTACCACACCACCGGCGACGCGCCGTACATCAACGGCAGCGGCTTTGCCGGCACGCCGGGAACGGTCAGCCAGTGA
- a CDS encoding DUF5107 domain-containing protein — MAMRFPSVPVWLLLAGSVGAQSKPVPAEVAKVAKVAEVVTGAPTATRVREYRQSFPTYPFSDPNPIPVVGRIYPYFRFDGFTDRAESHEWKVVELENEYLRVLILPEIGGKIWAAIEKKSGRPFIYYNHAVKFRDIAMRGPWTSGGIEANYGIIGHTPNVSTPVDYTTRRNADGSVSCITGALDLLTGTTWRVETRLAPGEGSFTTASTWYNGSALEEPYYHWMTAGIPTKGNLQYVFPGTSYLGHDGEHGDWPINKALDRDVSWYDRNDFKGYKSYHVFGGEGDFFGAYWHDQDFGMARVAPRDEKPGQKIWIWGLSRQGMIWEDLLTDTDGQYSELQSGRLFNQSAEGSTFTPFKHRGFAPRVTDRWTERWMPVVGTKGFVAASAAGAINVQRDGNKLIVAISPAVRLDDTLVVTIGGKRIASRRVVRGPLQPWADTIVAPGASLAGVGVELGDHRLEYRGDPALAALDRPLDTPAAFNWTSAYGLYLQGKELMRQREYDRAVPLLDSSLAREPNFVPALADRAALALRAMRYADARQWAKRALAVDSYDGAANYYYGLANRRLGRVADARDGLELATQSAEYRAAAWSELSKLWLSLGDVTRADSYAGKALAADSGNLDALAVGVVAARRRGANASLTKPTPDVQPTPASLEADAAYNARVSALEVADPLSQLSRFERLLARRTPNAGKRLLENVRSELPEQALFQLAAFYQDVGERAAVLQLLEGLGNHSEALYWRASIVAGQPPAGSAAPTDSSVRALLTRANGASPRLVFPNRPEVIAALEFAVAQSSAWQPRYYLALGYWGTGRSAEAAEMMTALGNTPTYAPFYAARATLPGRAIRDQIADLTTAATLDPAEWRYGKLLAERKMESGDAQGAVATVQSYYTRMPERYILGLTLVRALEAAERYQEANDVLGRLKVLPYEGAAEGHALYREAKLMLAVDAIRTKQWDAARRFIADAREWPERLGAGKPYDADIDVRLENWLTADIAARSGASGASGVATPAFQPSAGLESRVIARWQAMNR, encoded by the coding sequence ATGGCCATGCGATTCCCCAGCGTGCCAGTCTGGCTGCTACTCGCCGGGTCTGTAGGCGCACAATCAAAGCCAGTGCCCGCCGAAGTGGCGAAAGTGGCCAAGGTCGCCGAGGTGGTGACCGGCGCGCCGACGGCGACGCGCGTACGCGAATACCGGCAGTCGTTTCCAACCTATCCATTCAGCGATCCCAACCCAATTCCGGTGGTCGGGCGTATTTATCCGTATTTCCGGTTCGACGGATTTACCGACCGAGCGGAGTCGCACGAGTGGAAGGTGGTGGAACTCGAGAACGAATACTTGCGCGTGCTCATTCTCCCAGAGATCGGCGGCAAGATCTGGGCGGCGATCGAAAAGAAGAGCGGACGCCCGTTCATCTATTACAACCACGCCGTGAAGTTCCGCGACATTGCCATGCGCGGGCCGTGGACGAGCGGTGGCATCGAAGCCAACTACGGCATTATCGGACACACGCCGAACGTCTCCACGCCGGTGGATTACACCACACGTCGGAACGCCGATGGCAGCGTGAGCTGCATCACCGGCGCGCTGGATTTGCTGACCGGTACCACCTGGCGCGTGGAGACTCGACTGGCGCCAGGCGAAGGATCTTTCACCACCGCTTCCACCTGGTACAATGGCTCCGCGCTCGAGGAGCCCTATTACCACTGGATGACGGCTGGCATTCCCACAAAAGGCAATCTGCAATATGTCTTTCCGGGCACCAGCTACCTCGGTCACGACGGCGAGCACGGCGACTGGCCCATCAACAAAGCGCTCGACCGTGATGTGAGCTGGTACGACCGCAACGACTTCAAAGGCTACAAGTCGTACCATGTGTTCGGCGGCGAAGGGGATTTCTTTGGCGCCTATTGGCACGATCAAGATTTTGGTATGGCGCGCGTGGCGCCGCGCGACGAAAAACCGGGACAGAAAATCTGGATCTGGGGGCTCTCGCGGCAGGGGATGATCTGGGAGGATCTGCTCACCGACACCGACGGGCAGTACTCCGAGTTGCAGTCTGGCCGGTTGTTCAACCAGTCCGCCGAAGGGAGCACCTTCACGCCATTCAAGCATCGCGGCTTTGCGCCGCGCGTCACCGATCGATGGACCGAGCGGTGGATGCCGGTGGTGGGCACCAAAGGATTTGTTGCGGCCTCAGCGGCCGGCGCCATCAACGTGCAGCGTGACGGTAACAAGCTCATCGTCGCCATTTCGCCCGCCGTGCGTCTTGATGACACGCTTGTTGTGACGATAGGCGGCAAACGCATCGCGTCGCGCCGAGTGGTGCGCGGACCGTTGCAACCGTGGGCCGATACCATCGTTGCGCCGGGCGCATCCCTTGCTGGTGTTGGCGTGGAACTCGGTGATCATCGCCTTGAGTATCGCGGTGATCCGGCACTCGCGGCGCTCGATCGCCCCCTCGATACGCCGGCCGCATTCAACTGGACATCAGCGTACGGGCTGTACCTGCAGGGGAAAGAGTTGATGCGCCAGCGCGAGTACGACCGCGCCGTGCCTTTGCTCGACAGCTCACTTGCCCGAGAGCCGAACTTCGTACCCGCGCTCGCTGACCGTGCAGCGCTCGCGTTGCGCGCCATGCGCTATGCCGACGCGCGCCAGTGGGCGAAGCGCGCACTCGCGGTGGACAGTTACGACGGGGCGGCCAATTATTACTACGGTCTGGCTAATCGACGGCTCGGCCGCGTAGCTGATGCGCGCGACGGGCTTGAGCTTGCCACGCAGTCGGCGGAGTATCGCGCGGCGGCATGGAGTGAGCTCTCCAAGTTGTGGCTCTCACTCGGGGATGTGACGCGAGCGGATTCGTACGCGGGCAAGGCGCTGGCCGCGGATTCAGGAAATCTCGATGCGCTGGCTGTGGGCGTTGTGGCAGCGCGTCGGCGCGGTGCGAACGCGTCTCTCACCAAACCCACGCCGGACGTTCAGCCTACGCCCGCTTCGCTCGAAGCCGATGCCGCGTACAACGCGCGCGTGTCCGCGCTTGAAGTTGCGGATCCACTGAGTCAACTCTCTCGCTTTGAACGACTGCTCGCCCGCCGCACACCCAACGCAGGCAAGCGACTATTGGAGAACGTGCGCAGCGAACTGCCGGAGCAAGCGCTCTTTCAGCTCGCCGCGTTTTATCAGGACGTTGGCGAGCGCGCTGCGGTGCTGCAGCTTCTCGAAGGCCTCGGTAATCACTCGGAAGCTCTCTACTGGCGCGCATCCATAGTCGCGGGGCAGCCGCCTGCCGGTAGCGCCGCGCCAACCGACAGCAGCGTGCGCGCGCTTCTCACACGAGCAAATGGCGCATCACCACGCCTGGTCTTTCCGAATCGACCGGAAGTGATTGCCGCGCTCGAGTTCGCCGTCGCACAGTCGTCAGCGTGGCAGCCGCGTTACTACCTCGCGCTCGGCTACTGGGGCACGGGGCGTTCCGCCGAGGCCGCAGAGATGATGACCGCGCTCGGCAACACGCCAACCTACGCGCCGTTCTATGCGGCGCGCGCTACGCTCCCAGGCCGCGCGATCCGCGATCAAATCGCCGACCTGACGACTGCTGCAACGCTTGATCCCGCCGAATGGCGCTACGGCAAGCTGCTCGCCGAGCGCAAGATGGAGTCGGGCGACGCGCAGGGCGCCGTGGCGACCGTGCAGTCCTACTACACGCGGATGCCCGAGCGCTACATCCTCGGCCTCACGCTTGTGCGCGCGCTCGAGGCCGCCGAGCGGTATCAGGAGGCGAATGATGTGCTCGGCCGTCTCAAGGTGCTGCCGTACGAAGGCGCCGCCGAAGGGCATGCGTTGTACCGCGAGGCTAAGCTGATGCTCGCAGTTGATGCGATACGCACCAAACAGTGGGATGCGGCGCGGCGGTTTATTGCCGACGCCCGCGAATGGCCGGAGCGACTCGGGGCGGGAAAGCCGTATGACGCGGATATCGACGTGCGTCTCGAGAACTGGCTAACTGCGGATATTGCGGCCCGCAGTGGCGCGAGCGGAGCCTCGGGGGTCGCGACGCCAGCATTCCAACCATCGGCCGGTCTCGAGTCTCGCGTGATCGCGCGTTGGCAGGCAATGAATCGATGA